In Xylanibacillus composti, the sequence ATCGTTTGGCCTGGCGTAAAATCCGGCTCCAGAATGACGGAGGCCGGTATGTTAATAAAGATTTTCTGATCCGCAGACAAATTGCGGCAACCGCGAATCGCCTTCTCTCTGGCGAGCTTGTCCAGTTCGTACAGCTTGCCTTCCTGCTCAGCCATCCGAAACAGCTTGAGCGGGGAACGGAAGCCGGACTGCTCCGGTCCTCTCGTCAGCGCTTCGTACCCGAAAACCGTCCCATCCTTCAAGGACACGATCGGTTGATAAACCGACCAAATGGACGCGGTATGTAAAATCGTATAAAAGGCTGCAAGCTCCTCATTTCCCTCGACATTGCCCGGGATGCTATTCATACGAACCCCTCTCCTTCGGACCGTCCTTAGCATTGCTGCTCCCATCAGCCTATTCAGCCGCTCTTGTGCAAACAGCATAGCAAGTCTTTGTCAACGGATATACAGCTTTCTATTAAATTTGTGTAAAAATAGCGAAATCCGTCGAAATTTTGTCCAGAATCCCCCACCAAGGTTTCAAAAGCACAGAGAGGTAAATCAGCACTCCCTATTAGAGGCATATAACGGACTTATTGCAACGAATAGCGCGCCCGGCAATGCATAACGGTACTCCGCGGGCTTATTCCGGCTCCTTCACCTTCCGTTCAGTGAAAAGGGCATCAATAAGTCCAGCAAGTTCCGTTAATTCCGCATACGTTTGCAGTTGGGATGAAATAAGCCCGTTCATTCCCGTTATTTCGCAATCACGGCAAGTTGACGTCAACTCAAGGAGCACGGATTGGGCCGGTCCGTTTCTTTTCCAGTGCAATAAAAAAAGACACTATTAGGCCAGTATTCGATGCAAGATGCCTGTCTAACGAAATCCGTCCCAGAGCACAACCACCAGCGCAACACACCAATCCGGCATGCTGATGGGGCAAAGAGGACCCATTCGAGCAGAGCATTCACACTAAAGCCTAATAGTGTCTATAGGTTATTGATTCAGATCAGGACGATGGCCGCGTACCAGATAGACTACGCTCTCGCCGATATTGGTTGCATGATCGGCCATACGTTCCAGATAGCGGCTGACGAAGCAGAGCTGCAGCGACTGGTTAACTGTTTTGGGATTGTCCACCATGAAGACGAACAGCTCCCGCAAAATTTGGCTGTACAGATTGTCGACCTCATCATCCATCTTCGCCATCTTGTAAGCGAGATCCACATTCTCTTCCATGTAGGACTGAATCGATTCGGAAATCATGAGCTGTACAATCTCCGCCATGCGCGGTATGTCCACGAGCGGCTTTACCAGCTCTTCGTTGCCGATCCGCATAACGACCTTCGCAATATCTACGGCCAGATCGCCCATTCGCTCCAGATCGCTCGATATCTTGAAGGCGACCAGGATGCGCCGCAAATCCTTGGCTACCGGCTGTTGGGTAGCGATCAGCGTCGTGCCGATTTCATCGATTTTCTCCTCGATTTCATTAATGGCCACATCCTGATTTACGATTTGCTGCGCCAGCTCAAGATCGGTCTCCTTCAGTGACTTGACGGAATTCAGAATCGCCTCCTCTACCATGCGCCCCATTTCTACTAGCGCACTGCGCAGCGTGTTCAGCTGTTCATCAAATTGTTGGCGGTTCGTATTCATTGGCACTCGCTTTCCTCCCCTTTCTAGAAAAACCTATTAGCCGAATCGGCCCGTAATATAATCTTCCGTGCGCTGATCGTTCGGATTGGAGAACAAGGTGACGGTATCGTTGAATTCCACCACTTCTCCATTGAGGAAAAACGCCGTCTGGTCAGACACCCTTGCGGCCTGCTGCATATTGTGCGTGACGATGACAATCGTGTAGTCCTTCTTCAGCTCCTGCACGAGCTCCTCGATCTTCAAGGTTGAAATCGGGTCAAGCGCCGAGGTCGGCTCATCCATCAGGATCACTTCCGGTTCAATCGACAGCGTCCGCGCAATGCAAAGCCGCTGTTGCTGACCGCCGGACAAGCCGTAGGCATTCTCGTTCAGCCGATCCTTCACTTCGTCCCACAAGGCTGCGTTCTTCAAGCTTCTCTCCACGATTTCGTCGAGCAGCTTCTTTTTGCGTATGCCATGAATTCTGGGTCCATAGGCCACATTTTCATATATGCTCTTCGGGAACGGATTCGGCTTCTGAAAGACCATCCCCACTTGCGTCCTCAATTCCTCCACACTGTAATTTCTGTGAAAGATATCCCGCTGCTTGAACAAAATTTGCCCGTTGATGCGGACAAGCGGATTCATCTCCACCATCCGGTTCAATGTCTTGATATAAGTGGACTTTCCGCAGCCGGACGGACCAATGATGGCGGTGACCTGTTTTTCGCTCATCTGCAGGGAGATGTTTTTCAGCGCTTGATCCTGGCCGTACCACAAATTCAATGCTTTCGTATCAATCACGATTTCTCTTTTGGCGTCTGCAACCACCGCAGTGCCCTCTTTTTCGCTAATTCGTATCATACGGGCAACCCTTCCTTTTTAATATCTCTTCTGAAACTTGTTGCGAATGAAGATAGCTGCAGAGTTCATCACGAACAAAACAATCAAGAGGACGATAATGGTTGCAGCTGCTAAGTTGGCGTATTCCGGCGTCAAAACAGCATCGAGCGTCCAGTAATAAATCTGGATAGGCAAAGCTGTAAAGTCATCCATAATGCTGCTTGGAATCGGCATAATCAGTACAGGAATGCCGAGAACAACAAGCGGTGCGGTTTCTCCGATTGCGCGGGACAAGGACAAGATCATACCTGTCAAGATGCCCGGCAAGGCTGCAGGCAGGACGATTCTGCGAATGGTCTGCCATTTCGTTGCGCCCATGCCATAGGAGGCTTCCCGCAAAAATTGCGGAACGGACCGAATCGCTTCCTGACTGGCGACCACGACGATGGGAAGGACGAGCAAGGACATCGTCAATCCACCGGCCAATATGCTTGATCCCAAACCGAAC encodes:
- the phoU gene encoding phosphate signaling complex protein PhoU; amino-acid sequence: MNTNRQQFDEQLNTLRSALVEMGRMVEEAILNSVKSLKETDLELAQQIVNQDVAINEIEEKIDEIGTTLIATQQPVAKDLRRILVAFKISSDLERMGDLAVDIAKVVMRIGNEELVKPLVDIPRMAEIVQLMISESIQSYMEENVDLAYKMAKMDDEVDNLYSQILRELFVFMVDNPKTVNQSLQLCFVSRYLERMADHATNIGESVVYLVRGHRPDLNQ
- the pstB gene encoding phosphate ABC transporter ATP-binding protein PstB — encoded protein: MIRISEKEGTAVVADAKREIVIDTKALNLWYGQDQALKNISLQMSEKQVTAIIGPSGCGKSTYIKTLNRMVEMNPLVRINGQILFKQRDIFHRNYSVEELRTQVGMVFQKPNPFPKSIYENVAYGPRIHGIRKKKLLDEIVERSLKNAALWDEVKDRLNENAYGLSGGQQQRLCIARTLSIEPEVILMDEPTSALDPISTLKIEELVQELKKDYTIVIVTHNMQQAARVSDQTAFFLNGEVVEFNDTVTLFSNPNDQRTEDYITGRFG
- the pstA gene encoding phosphate ABC transporter permease PstA, whose amino-acid sequence is MKNRLLLNQVMKYTFFLLTLVALGVLAVLIVQVFTQGIGWLNWSFLTSKLSLNPERAGILGVIVGTVMLMIVVGPVTMVLGICTAIYLEEYAKKSRFQSFIQTNISNLAGVPSVIFGLLGLTVFSRMFGLGSSILAGGLTMSLLVLPIVVVASQEAIRSVPQFLREASYGMGATKWQTIRRIVLPAALPGILTGMILSLSRAIGETAPLVVLGIPVLIMPIPSSIMDDFTALPIQIYYWTLDAVLTPEYANLAAATIIVLLIVLFVMNSAAIFIRNKFQKRY